The Parabacteroides sp. FAFU027 DNA window CTCCAACGGAGAGGACATCTACTTCCGTGTAGCATTCAAACCCATTGCTACCCTATTGAGAAATGTGGAAACAGTAGATAATGAAGGCAACGAAATCACTTTAAAAGCCAAAGGTCGTCACGACTCCTGCGTGCTGCCCCGCGCAGTACCCATCGTAGAAGCAATGGCCGCCATGGTTATTTTCGACCATTATCTGATAAACAGAACCACTAAACTCTGATTTATTTACAGAATATCATATTAACGTCTGGCTCAATGATGAGCCAGACGTTTTTTTATTTCAATCCACGGCAAAAAACAAATAACAACTGAACACAAACAAAAAAAGGCCACCGAAACTTCGATGACCTTATTTTGCTCTTCAAGTAGGACTTGAACCTACGACCCTCTGATTAACAGTCAGATGCTCTAACCGACTGAGCTATTGAAGAGTGTATAACCAATAAAACTTTTGCTCTTCAGGTAGGACTTGAACCTACGACCCTCTGATTAACAGTCAGATGCTCTAACCGACTGAGCTACTGAAGAGTGTGTATAACCAATAAAACTTTTGCTCTTCAGGTAGGACTTGAACCTACGACCCTCTGATTAACAGTCAGATGCTCTAACCGACTGAGCTACTGAAGAGTGTATAACCAATAAAACTTTTGCTCTTCAGGTAGGACTTGAACCTACGACCCTCTGATTAACAGTCAGATGCTCTAACCGACTGAGCTACTGAAGAGTGATGCACCTCCTTTGAAAATGCAGTGCAAAAGTAATAGGTTATTCGCAATTATGCAATATCTTTGCACAATAAAATCACAAAAAAATGAGAGTACTTGGAATGGGCAATGCCCTTGTGGACGTGCTTACACAACTTAAATCAGATGATTCTCTGAACGTTATGGGTCTTCCCAAAGGCAGTATGCAATTAATCGATGAAGCGAAATTATTTTCAATTATCGACGAAATAAAGTCATTTGAAAGCAAACATGCCTCCGGTGGATCGGCAGCAAACACAATTTGCGGCTTAGCTCAGCTGGGTATTTATTCTGGTTTTATCGGTAAAACAGGCCCCGATCATTACGGCAAACTATATGCAGAGGAATTAAAAAAGAACAATGTTATTCCTCATTTGCTCGAAAACGACATGGCATCGGGATGTGCAATGGCCATGATCACTCCGGATGGTGAACGTACCTTCGGCACCTACCTGGGAGCTGCCGCCACCCTGGAGGTCGACGATATTAAACCTGAAATATTCGAAAACTATCAATACTTCCATATAGAAGGATATCTGATCCAAAATCCGGAACTGATCCGCAAAGCATGCAAACTGGCTAAAGCGGCAGGTTGCAAAATCGCTCTTGATATGGCAAGCTACAATGTGGTTGAAGCTAATCTTGATTTCTTCCGCGAATTATTGACGGAATATACCGACATCGTTTTTGCCAATGAGGAAGAAGCCTATGCCTTTACCGGTAAAGAACCGGAAGAAGCATTGGAAATACTCGGTGAACTCTGCGAAATTGCAGTTGTGAAAGTCGGAGCGAAAGGCTCATTAATTAAACGGGGAGAAGAAATCGCTACTGCTCAGGCCATCGAAGCTTCATGCCTCGACACAACCGGAGCCGGGGACCTCTATGCTGCTGGTTTCCTTTACGGACTAATCCATAATCATCCGTTACAGGTTTGCGGTCAAATCGGATCATTACTTTCGGGCAACGTTATCGAAGTTATTGGTGCAAAAATGGACGCGGAACGTTGGGACGCAATCAAAGACCGCGTCTCCCAAATCACTCTGGGCAACAACTAATACCCAAATTAAAGATACACAAGGGAGTCTCTGCAG harbors:
- a CDS encoding adenosine kinase; translation: MRVLGMGNALVDVLTQLKSDDSLNVMGLPKGSMQLIDEAKLFSIIDEIKSFESKHASGGSAANTICGLAQLGIYSGFIGKTGPDHYGKLYAEELKKNNVIPHLLENDMASGCAMAMITPDGERTFGTYLGAAATLEVDDIKPEIFENYQYFHIEGYLIQNPELIRKACKLAKAAGCKIALDMASYNVVEANLDFFRELLTEYTDIVFANEEEAYAFTGKEPEEALEILGELCEIAVVKVGAKGSLIKRGEEIATAQAIEASCLDTTGAGDLYAAGFLYGLIHNHPLQVCGQIGSLLSGNVIEVIGAKMDAERWDAIKDRVSQITLGNN